Proteins from a genomic interval of Oncorhynchus mykiss isolate Arlee chromosome 21, USDA_OmykA_1.1, whole genome shotgun sequence:
- the LOC110500012 gene encoding zinc finger protein 17 isoform X4 encodes MYSFVWHVVNQRNVMHYGKVEEFVTVVTEAVPKLLSYKQRAQLILGLRARMILEMFRKGCPPNPQAIQSLLENMNISASSGQQDVEVEESQANFVSLVQTLLKNPYERKHFFQDEFHTQYGSKYDTALQALVGGLVFRLEQLLSVPDLSQIASMISADPSDLEECGQSMSDPEQLKILLHHQKLLNKTQFNRNAPPLPLSSLRLLVSPLRLMYSFVWHVVNQRNVMHYGKVEEFVTVVTEAVPKLLSYKQRAQLILGLRARMILELFRKDPPNLQDIPRLLEKMNILGQQDAEVEESQANFVSLVQTLLKNPYERKHFFQEEFLTQYGTKYDTALQALVGGLVLKLERLLSVPDLSQIASIISAAPSDLEECGQSVSDPEHLKILLQHQNLLNKNQFVPVTTSVGDCVLSSLSFRLACGMPSMEPDFDKPSESLEAALSVMNPAPFSNLEDLGMMSDDSNHAGEDEDVLPESAVVCSSTQGVSGLVGGAPSKGAPTVRSMLQTMRQQQLLSLMSTSITEASPSQLVIPATDNQPVELTSVDQWVPHIASYTLSLQSLPPLPQNDHLDKEMESADTGLGSSVVIGGQETEVDLFESSIIQRKRVQKPLRVACSKKREPATNSCQECGKRFLSRGRLEDHLRIHTGEKPFKCTDCSRFFRTLALLTNHMKIHSDVRPFSCDECGKCFRRKVGLQNHHRVHTDARPYKCTICGKGFTQVQYCKRHMDCHTSENTYFCTHCPKSFPTQFQLSSHQRWHTTDRPYACEQCGLRFFMPSLLKRHMGYHIGNRQFLCAQCGRTFVYEFDLKRHQKDHDPSPKLPCPVCQKMFGNNSLLQAHVRRHSSEKPYRCDICDKTFKDSGGLRIHKRGLHSNERPYSCDECGKTYKLHTHLREHKFKHTGEGHSCGQCGKAFRYLRLLKLHERSHSEPSELTLRNSHTSRRRRHSSKRS; translated from the exons cagcaagatgtggAAGTGGAGGAGTCACAAGCTAACTTTGTGTCGCTGGTCCAAACCCTTTTGAAAAACCCTTATGAGAGGAAGCACTTCTTCCAG GATGAGTTCCATACACAGTATGGCTCGAAGTATGACACAGCACTGCAGGCCCTTGTGGGAGGCTTGGTCTTCAGACTGGAACAACTGTTATCTGTGCCAGATCTCTCCCAG aTAGCATCTATGATCAGTGCTGACCCCTCTGACCTGGAGGAGTGTGGGCAGTCTATGTCTGACCCTGAGCAGCTGAAGATCCTCCTCCATCACCAGAAATTGCTAAATAAAACCCAGTTCAACAGAAATG ctcccccacttcctctctcctctttgcgACTATTGGTTTCTCCCCTGCGGCTGATGTATTCATTTGTATGGCATGTGGTGAATCAACGCAATGTGATGCATTATGGGAAGGTCGAGGAGTTTGTAACTGTGGTGACTGAAGCTGTTCCAAAGTTGCTGAGTTACAAACAGAGGGCTCAACTCATCCTGGGCCTGAGAGCAAGG ATGATCTTGGAGTTGTTCCGCAAGGACCCACCCAACCTTCAGGACATCCCACGTCTCCTGGAAAAGATGAACATTTTGGGG CAGCAAGATGCAGAAGTGGAGGAGTCGCAGGCTAACTTTGTGTCGCTGGTCCAAACCCTGCTGAAAAACCCTTACGAGAGGAAGCACTTCTTCCAG GAGGAGTTCCTTACACAGTATGGCACCAAGTATGACACAGCACTGCAGGCCCTTGTGGGAGGCTTGGTCCTCAAACTGGAACGACTGCTATCTGTGCCAGATCTCTCCCAG ATAGCGTCCATtatcagtgctgccccctctgaCCTGGAGGAGTGTGGACAGTCTGTGTCTGACCCTGAGCACCTGAAGATCCTCCTCCAGCACCAGAACCTGCTAAATAAGAATCAGTTTG TACCTGTCACGACTTCGGTGGGTGACTGTGTGCTGTCCTCGCTGTCCTTCCGCCTCGCTTGTGGAATGCCATCAATGGAGCCAGATTTTGACAAGCCATCAGAATCATTAGAAGCCGCTCTAAGCGTCATGAACCCTGCCCCCTTCAGTAACTTGGAGGATCTGGGAATGATGTCAGATGACTCTAACCATGCTGGAGAAGATGAGGATGTACTGCCAGAGAGTGCCGTGGTCTGCTCTAGTACTCAAGGTGTTAGCGGACTAGTGGGAGGGGCACCATCAAAAGGGGCACCAACAGTAAGGAGTATGCTGCAAACGATGAGACAGCAACAGCTTCTATCACTGATGAGTACTTCCATCACTGAAGCCTCTCCTTCACAGCTAGTCATTCCTGCCACGGATAACCAGCCGGTCGAGCTGACGAGTGTCGACCAGTGGGTCCCCCATATTGCCAGTTACACTTTATCGCTCCAGTCCTTGCCACCCCTTCCACAAAACGATCATTTGGACAAGGAGATGGAGTCGGCCGACACAGGTCTCGGGAGCAGTGTGGTGATCGGTGGTCAGGAAACAGAGGTCGATCTCTTTGAGAGTTCTATTATCCAAAGGAAGAGGGTGCAAAAGCCACTACGAGTAGCGTGCTCGAAAAAGAGAGAACCTGCAACCAACTCCTGCCAGGAGTGTGGGAAGCGTTTTCTGTCTCGGGGGCGGCTGGAGGATCACCTCCGCAtacacaccggagagaaacctTTCAAGTGCACCGATTGTAGCAGGTTCTTCAGGACGTTGGCACTCCTGACCAACCATATGAAAATTCATTCTGACGTGCGGCCCTTTAGCTGCGACGAGTGCGGCAAATGCTTTCGGAGAAAGGTTGGCCTTCAGAATCACCATCGCGTCCACACGGATGCGAGACCATACAAATGCACCATATGTGGAAAGGGCTTCACGCAGGTACAGTACTGCAAACGACACATGGATTGTCATACAAGTGAGAATACCTATTTCTGCACTCATTGTCCGAAGAGTTTCCCAACCCAATTCCAGCTGTCCTCCCACCAGCGCTGGCACACCACGGACCGCCCGTACGCCTGTGAGCAGTGTGGGTTGCGTTTCTTTATGCCAAGCTTGTTAAAGAGACACATGGGCTACCACATCGGGAACCGCCAGTTCCTGTGTGCCCAGTGCGGAAGGACCTTTGTCTATGAGTTTGACCTAAAGAGACACCAAAAAGACCATGACCCCAGTCCCAAACTCCCCTGCCCTGTCTGCCAGAAGATGTTTGGCAACAACAGCCTACTCCAGGCCCACGTACGCAGGCACTCTTCAGAGAAACCTTACAGATGCGACATATGCGACAAGACCTTTAAAGACAGCGGGGGCCTGCGCATACACAAGCGTGGGCTGCACTCGAACGAACGCCCTTACAGCTGCGACGAGTGTGGGAAGACCTACAAACTACACACGCACCTGAGGGAGCACAAGTTTAAACACACAGGGGAGGGCCACAGCTGTGGCCAGTGTGGAAAAGCCTTCAGGTACCTGCGTCTCCTGAAGTTGCACGAGCGGTCACACTCCGAGCCATCTGAGCTCACGCTACGAAACAGTCACACCAGCCGTCGCAGGAGACATTCCTCCAAAAGGAGTTGA
- the LOC110500012 gene encoding zinc finger protein 34 isoform X6, with product MISADPSDLEECGQSMSDPEQLKILLHHQKLLNKTQFNRNAPPLPLSSLRLLVSPLRLMYSFVWHVVNQRNVMHYGKVEEFVTVVTEAVPKLLSYKQRAQLILGLRARMILELFRKDPPNLQDIPRLLEKMNILGQQDAEVEESQANFVSLVQTLLKNPYERKHFFQEEFLTQYGTKYDTALQALVGGLVLKLERLLSVPDLSQIASIISAAPSDLEECGQSVSDPEHLKILLQHQNLLNKNQFVPVTTSVGDCVLSSLSFRLACGMPSMEPDFDKPSESLEAALSVMNPAPFSNLEDLGMMSDDSNHAGEDEDVLPESAVVCSSTQGVSGLVGGAPSKGAPTVRSMLQTMRQQQLLSLMSTSITEASPSQLVIPATDNQPVELTSVDQWVPHIASYTLSLQSLPPLPQNDHLDKEMESADTGLGSSVVIGGQETEVDLFESSIIQRKRVQKPLRVACSKKREPATNSCQECGKRFLSRGRLEDHLRIHTGEKPFKCTDCSRFFRTLALLTNHMKIHSDVRPFSCDECGKCFRRKVGLQNHHRVHTDARPYKCTICGKGFTQVQYCKRHMDCHTSENTYFCTHCPKSFPTQFQLSSHQRWHTTDRPYACEQCGLRFFMPSLLKRHMGYHIGNRQFLCAQCGRTFVYEFDLKRHQKDHDPSPKLPCPVCQKMFGNNSLLQAHVRRHSSEKPYRCDICDKTFKDSGGLRIHKRGLHSNERPYSCDECGKTYKLHTHLREHKFKHTGEGHSCGQCGKAFRYLRLLKLHERSHSEPSELTLRNSHTSRRRRHSSKRS from the exons ATGATCAGTGCTGACCCCTCTGACCTGGAGGAGTGTGGGCAGTCTATGTCTGACCCTGAGCAGCTGAAGATCCTCCTCCATCACCAGAAATTGCTAAATAAAACCCAGTTCAACAGAAATG ctcccccacttcctctctcctctttgcgACTATTGGTTTCTCCCCTGCGGCTGATGTATTCATTTGTATGGCATGTGGTGAATCAACGCAATGTGATGCATTATGGGAAGGTCGAGGAGTTTGTAACTGTGGTGACTGAAGCTGTTCCAAAGTTGCTGAGTTACAAACAGAGGGCTCAACTCATCCTGGGCCTGAGAGCAAGG ATGATCTTGGAGTTGTTCCGCAAGGACCCACCCAACCTTCAGGACATCCCACGTCTCCTGGAAAAGATGAACATTTTGGGG CAGCAAGATGCAGAAGTGGAGGAGTCGCAGGCTAACTTTGTGTCGCTGGTCCAAACCCTGCTGAAAAACCCTTACGAGAGGAAGCACTTCTTCCAG GAGGAGTTCCTTACACAGTATGGCACCAAGTATGACACAGCACTGCAGGCCCTTGTGGGAGGCTTGGTCCTCAAACTGGAACGACTGCTATCTGTGCCAGATCTCTCCCAG ATAGCGTCCATtatcagtgctgccccctctgaCCTGGAGGAGTGTGGACAGTCTGTGTCTGACCCTGAGCACCTGAAGATCCTCCTCCAGCACCAGAACCTGCTAAATAAGAATCAGTTTG TACCTGTCACGACTTCGGTGGGTGACTGTGTGCTGTCCTCGCTGTCCTTCCGCCTCGCTTGTGGAATGCCATCAATGGAGCCAGATTTTGACAAGCCATCAGAATCATTAGAAGCCGCTCTAAGCGTCATGAACCCTGCCCCCTTCAGTAACTTGGAGGATCTGGGAATGATGTCAGATGACTCTAACCATGCTGGAGAAGATGAGGATGTACTGCCAGAGAGTGCCGTGGTCTGCTCTAGTACTCAAGGTGTTAGCGGACTAGTGGGAGGGGCACCATCAAAAGGGGCACCAACAGTAAGGAGTATGCTGCAAACGATGAGACAGCAACAGCTTCTATCACTGATGAGTACTTCCATCACTGAAGCCTCTCCTTCACAGCTAGTCATTCCTGCCACGGATAACCAGCCGGTCGAGCTGACGAGTGTCGACCAGTGGGTCCCCCATATTGCCAGTTACACTTTATCGCTCCAGTCCTTGCCACCCCTTCCACAAAACGATCATTTGGACAAGGAGATGGAGTCGGCCGACACAGGTCTCGGGAGCAGTGTGGTGATCGGTGGTCAGGAAACAGAGGTCGATCTCTTTGAGAGTTCTATTATCCAAAGGAAGAGGGTGCAAAAGCCACTACGAGTAGCGTGCTCGAAAAAGAGAGAACCTGCAACCAACTCCTGCCAGGAGTGTGGGAAGCGTTTTCTGTCTCGGGGGCGGCTGGAGGATCACCTCCGCAtacacaccggagagaaacctTTCAAGTGCACCGATTGTAGCAGGTTCTTCAGGACGTTGGCACTCCTGACCAACCATATGAAAATTCATTCTGACGTGCGGCCCTTTAGCTGCGACGAGTGCGGCAAATGCTTTCGGAGAAAGGTTGGCCTTCAGAATCACCATCGCGTCCACACGGATGCGAGACCATACAAATGCACCATATGTGGAAAGGGCTTCACGCAGGTACAGTACTGCAAACGACACATGGATTGTCATACAAGTGAGAATACCTATTTCTGCACTCATTGTCCGAAGAGTTTCCCAACCCAATTCCAGCTGTCCTCCCACCAGCGCTGGCACACCACGGACCGCCCGTACGCCTGTGAGCAGTGTGGGTTGCGTTTCTTTATGCCAAGCTTGTTAAAGAGACACATGGGCTACCACATCGGGAACCGCCAGTTCCTGTGTGCCCAGTGCGGAAGGACCTTTGTCTATGAGTTTGACCTAAAGAGACACCAAAAAGACCATGACCCCAGTCCCAAACTCCCCTGCCCTGTCTGCCAGAAGATGTTTGGCAACAACAGCCTACTCCAGGCCCACGTACGCAGGCACTCTTCAGAGAAACCTTACAGATGCGACATATGCGACAAGACCTTTAAAGACAGCGGGGGCCTGCGCATACACAAGCGTGGGCTGCACTCGAACGAACGCCCTTACAGCTGCGACGAGTGTGGGAAGACCTACAAACTACACACGCACCTGAGGGAGCACAAGTTTAAACACACAGGGGAGGGCCACAGCTGTGGCCAGTGTGGAAAAGCCTTCAGGTACCTGCGTCTCCTGAAGTTGCACGAGCGGTCACACTCCGAGCCATCTGAGCTCACGCTACGAAACAGTCACACCAGCCGTCGCAGGAGACATTCCTCCAAAAGGAGTTGA